TACTAGGAGCTCACTGTTTAATTCCGTTATGAATAAGACCCAAAAAACAAGTTACAAAAAGATATTTTTATtgatggaggaagaaaaaaaactcggtGCCACAGGTTTGATGCTTTTAAAAGCTGCAGAGCTGATTGTTAAAACCGTGAAGTTTTAATCTGTGCCATCTTTATCTTTGCATATCCTAAGGGAGAGGAAACATGCACTTTTCAAAGTGGATGATGCCAACAAATGAATGTATCTCATTAGATATCTGCAAAAGATAACACATTTAAATCAGAACCGAATGCAGAGAACTCAGAACTACAGCACTTTCTCAAACTGCAATGTACTGTATGTCTACATGTCAaagtattttaaatatcttatGAATCCATTTTCCAAAACCAGATTGAGGATCTGTCTCGGCACACATACAGTAGAAATGGAAAGATTACAGGAAAGCATTCAGTAAATGGTCCTTTTGAAGACGTGCACATACAAAAACAAGCTTCTACAGACACATTTGACGGCGTCGCCATCGTGTGAAACTGTTTCCACGGGAGCAATCACTTCAACAGTCACAGGCACtcatgtttttatgtcatgGCATTGCCAGGGTTAATAAAAGCTTGAGGTCTCACAGGAATCATCCGTGAGACCTGATGTTCAGTGTGATCAAAGTATTCAAACACGTCCGATGGAACAAAATAATCTCGGCACAAAATGATCCCATTAAACTAATGCGATTGAGCCCAGAAGCTTTGTTTATTGGGGGTGTGGGTCATTAAAATTAATCGGGTCAGGTTggactgtaagtgtgtgtgtgtgaggacacgagaggaaagtgtagtgtgtgtggctTCTTCCTGTCAACCAGTACGTAGGATGATGTGGACCCCAGACTCCGTAAAAACAGGACCGCTCATGTCTCCCACTTTGAGAGCAAAGGAGGCGTCTTCAAAAGGCTTCTGCATCTGAcctgaaacataaacacacgcgtTACGTTGAAGTCACACATCTTGTGTCCACAAGACAAATGCACACATGAACAGGTTGTACATGGTCAGCTGTGACCTCTGTCCATAAAGACCGGCGTTTACTTCCACCTTCAATGATTACACACAATTATGTCTTTTTAAAGTACACTGCCAGCTGATTGCATGTTACGGCTAATTAAATGTCTATTGAATCGGAAAAAAGTGACAGACAATGGAAAAAAGAGCAGCAGTtacagaaattaaaaaaaaactaactagAAACACAGAGTTGAACGACTCCATCTATGTCATGTTGCAGTTTAAGTCCATGACTTTCCAAAAGTTAATAACTTTATCCTAATAGAAATTGTGTGAGTCTTTGCCCATTTGTTCATAATTAATATCTTTCATTTGCACTGGCGTGAGCACATTCTGGTGTGTGGTCACGTGtgcgtttgtttatttgtaccTTTTCCAAATAATCCCAGGTCTCCACCGTTCTTAGCGGAGCTGCAGTCGCTGAACTGAGAAGCCAAGGACTCAAACTTCTCCTCTCCAGACTTGATATCTTCTATATACTCTGCACGGAACACAGAAATAAAGAACAACGTTGACATGTGGATCAGACCTGAGGaatacccccccacacacacacacagcttttacATACTCTGAATGAGCTCCAGGGCCTCGTCTTTAGTCCGTGTGATATTTTGTTCTCGCCAAGAAGATGGACGACGTGACAGCGTGTGCTTCACCAGGAGGTGAGAGCAGCGTACctgagagggggaagaaacaCAAACTGATCAGTGACAAGAATCAATAAGACTGATATGAATAATAGTATTTTTCCTCAGATGAGTCAGTAATATCTAATAGGAAAGAGATGAGATCCATCGCAACTATTGACTTCAgttgatttttttatattggttaaaaataaataaagataaaatcaTGATTACACATTTAATTCAGTCCTGTAACATGGGAGTCCGGTTACATCACATCAAATATGATCAACTGGGTGGAAaccaactaataataataacaacactaATAATGTTTAATGAAGCATTTTCTGTTTTCTAATAGCAGGTTCAATAACCTGCTATTATCCTCACCAATTTAaaaacatcataatagtttTGAACTGAATGAACTGAGCTACGATGGTCATAATAAAACCTCCTTGGTCACCCGTACACTCAGTTAAGGACTGAAATAGCAAATATCCCGATTATTGGCACTCAATATAGTTCTAAATATTATCTCGTATCTTATTGTAACATTCAACCTCGTCGTAAATTATGGTAAATAATGTCAAGAAAGGTATTTGATGTGTCGGCTTTTTGGACAACACAAGAATTCCAAAATAATAGatctttaaataaacaaaatacagcCGTTTATTAAACAAATGGGACTAAAACCACAGTTTGCAACCAGCAGGTTGTTGAAGCGCTTCGTCAGTCGTCTTACAAGGATGCTATAAAGACTACaaaccactagatgtcactgttttgatcTAATAATCCCAAACTGTactcgtttttgttgttgttgttagaaaGCCCAAAACGTCATCAGacctcatccatccatcactaATTTATTTcctttaatattttatatatgacATGTAATAATAACCTTCTCAGGCTCTCCGTGACCATCTCCCACCGGACGTTCCCACTGGCTGGCGTTGGTGATGTGGTTGAAGTAGTATACTTTGCCTGCAGGGAAAAAAAGTCAATAAAGATTCATTCAATTgcgtgttttttaaaaacaaattgagGCAGCAGAAGAAGCTGAAGACACGACATTAAATAGTGCTCAATAGAAAATTCtgaacatataatatattagattagatattcctttaggTTTTCACTGGACAGGGGATAAGAAATTGTTTGCAGAAATGCTGTCACACAAATGTGGgggtaaaaagtacaatatttttcCTGTCGTAGAGTTGCAGAATACAGTAGCCTACAATCGTGCAACAGCTAGGAAATGCAGTGTCACCAAGGTGAAACATGATGCAACATACACATTAATGCAGCAGTAATAGCAATTAATACAAAAACATCAGCAACTAAAACAGACAGGGAACATTTCACTGCTCAATGCGTGTACTTTTACAATGAAGATACACCTTGTATTGATCACCAGAATGATAATGTGGTTGTTGCAGCAATACAAGGACACAAATAAATGCAGATAGGAATAGAAAGAAACTAAAATAGTAGGTAGAGTAAATAAGAAATTGACAGTGGTGTGATTAATGtgtgtattaaatataattgaGTATGGAGCAATAGTCACCAACATATTATATGGTGCATTATGATATATTATGTGATATGAGACGTATAAGatgtattaaaaaaaggcaGTACAGTCTTACATAGTGGACATATATAGCATGTGCTGATAATATTTTAAACATTGTCATACTTTTAGTCAGGTTCTGAATGCTTGATTTTATTTGTCGTATGTTTAGTTTGTTGTAGTTCTGGATCGGTTTACTTCCTCCACCAAGGTTGTGCTGCAGCCTACAGACCAAAGCGTGGAAGACTATAACATGTTCATGTCTTGAGGAAATTGCAATATACcacgcttctttttttttgtggccacccgaaataaatatgtaaaaccCTGCTGAGGCTTGTGCAGCGCAGGTGAGTCGCTGGAGCAGAATGACGTCATGCAGGGCTCTGCAGTCGCCAGGTTTAACGCTAATGAATCAGCTCTGGCGCGACCATGAAGCAACACAGCAAAAGTCACGTTTTTGCAAAATACACCTTCAAGACCGAGTTACCAATCAATTTTTTTCACTAGATCGCCATTGAATCTAAAGTCACGCCCGCCTGGTTTTAACACGAAACCACAATGCTGGTTCTGCTAGCTCGGGAGCTAAATTCATAACGGTGCATAATGGCATTTAGCTAAACTAGCTAGCATATTTAGCTTCCCGGTGCATCCGTTTCATTACCTGAACTGCGGCTCATTCTTTTCTCCCATCCAGCAGGTAACTTCTCCTCGTCTgccatatttttttcttctgcaatagcgtttacaaaaacaaatttCAATGAAGCTACCGTGTGGGACAGGTTGGGCTGCAGCTAGGCAAAGTGCGACAGTTAGCAACGTGTTTACGGCACGAGTTGTTTTCAGAATTGGCTCTGCCTCTTTACTGGCCTGTCATAGGCTAACGTGGGCTGTCAATCATCACTGAGCCcatttgattggctgagagaCTTACACACAAACGAATCAGCTTTACGGACGGAGAACAGTCCAC
The nucleotide sequence above comes from Pseudoliparis swirei isolate HS2019 ecotype Mariana Trench chromosome 24, NWPU_hadal_v1, whole genome shotgun sequence. Encoded proteins:
- the pin1 gene encoding peptidyl-prolyl cis-trans isomerase NIMA-interacting 1, producing MADEEKLPAGWEKRMSRSSGKVYYFNHITNASQWERPVGDGHGEPEKVRCSHLLVKHTLSRRPSSWREQNITRTKDEALELIQKYIEDIKSGEEKFESLASQFSDCSSAKNGGDLGLFGKGQMQKPFEDASFALKVGDMSGPVFTESGVHIILRTG